One Amycolatopsis sp. NBC_00355 genomic window carries:
- a CDS encoding DUF5919 domain-containing protein gives MADERGRIRRSLIRLINDDNLDLYLLGVVALAFTVLGATGISDVKTLSSVVLALLALLAFSQIRSRRLTEQIRRSHQADPTALFKTRFPAGLITRRADAFDILLIGHSMTRTVQGMRSDMRAILEAGGRIRVLVLDPTDEVLIETADRRISQTLAPGRLRQRIMTTLDDLTTLRSKTSGRLEVRVSSRISSAGFNCLDASGPRGMVCVQHYEYHPIGEAAPVFVLEPEHAPWYRHFAAEAERLWEAGTPWPLSPAQQLTRTRRPAFSESFGPELDRAIENAADLTITGTARNAFVNNNYTKLERLLKAGTAIRFVLIDPDSTAIDAAASRYYAERSPAGARERVRHTLRLLAELKSATDGDLTVRLVAHPIAVGVIAADSRPDHAGPLAAVFAEYYTYRSAGEPKFVLQPGAPGYRTFVDEAEALWNNATPHDLTGSALPD, from the coding sequence GTGGCTGACGAGCGCGGCCGGATCAGGCGGTCCCTGATCCGGCTGATCAACGACGACAACCTGGATCTCTACCTGCTCGGCGTGGTGGCCCTGGCGTTCACGGTACTCGGGGCGACCGGCATCTCCGACGTGAAGACGCTGTCGTCGGTGGTCCTCGCGCTGCTGGCGCTGCTCGCCTTTTCCCAGATCCGCTCGCGACGGCTGACCGAGCAGATCCGGAGATCGCACCAGGCCGACCCGACGGCCCTGTTCAAGACCCGGTTCCCGGCCGGCCTCATCACCCGGCGGGCCGACGCGTTCGACATCCTGCTCATCGGCCATTCGATGACCAGGACCGTCCAAGGCATGCGCAGCGACATGCGCGCCATCCTCGAAGCCGGTGGCCGCATCCGCGTGCTCGTCCTCGACCCGACCGATGAAGTGCTCATCGAAACGGCCGACCGGCGCATCTCGCAAACCCTCGCGCCCGGCCGGCTCCGGCAACGGATCATGACCACGCTGGACGACCTCACGACCCTGCGGAGCAAGACAAGCGGCCGGCTGGAGGTGCGCGTCTCCTCCCGGATCTCGTCCGCAGGCTTCAACTGCCTCGACGCGTCCGGCCCACGCGGGATGGTCTGCGTCCAGCACTACGAGTACCACCCGATCGGCGAAGCGGCGCCGGTGTTCGTCCTCGAACCCGAGCACGCTCCCTGGTACCGGCACTTCGCCGCGGAGGCGGAGCGGCTGTGGGAGGCCGGCACCCCCTGGCCGCTGTCGCCCGCCCAGCAGCTCACCCGCACCCGCCGCCCGGCCTTCAGCGAGAGTTTCGGCCCCGAACTGGACCGGGCGATCGAGAACGCCGCCGACCTGACCATCACGGGCACGGCCCGCAACGCCTTCGTCAACAACAACTACACCAAGCTGGAAAGACTCCTGAAGGCCGGCACCGCGATCAGGTTCGTCCTCATCGATCCCGACTCGACCGCGATCGACGCGGCCGCGTCGCGCTACTACGCGGAACGCTCGCCCGCCGGCGCCCGGGAACGAGTGCGCCACACGCTGAGGCTGCTGGCGGAGCTGAAGTCCGCGACCGATGGCGACTTGACGGTCCGGCTCGTGGCGCACCCGATCGCAGTCGGCGTCATCGCCGCCGACAGCCGCCCGGACCACGCCGGGCCCTTGGCCGCTGTCTTCGCCGAGTACTACACCTACCGATCCGCCGGAGAGCCGAAGTTCGTGCTCCAGCCGGGTGCACCCGGATACCGGACGTTCGTCGACGAAGCCGAAGCGTTGTGGAACAACGCCACACCCCATGACCTGACGGGAAGCGCGCTCCCGGACTAG
- a CDS encoding IclR family transcriptional regulator produces MTEPARVRGRRPAHGEPVVDRALSLLASFDAEHRALTLAELSRRAGIPPSSALRLANRLVDWGALERDDAGRFCVGLRLLEVATLAPRGHGLRQVALPFLNDLAEVTHQHVQLAVRDGMQAMLVERLSAHQATPVDYRIGGRLPLHSTGVGLALLAFAPKEVQEELLAKPVYSEPDNRLIPEDVLRRTLADVRRERLAIFRREDEHESIVSVAAPVFDRDDLVVGVVGVLVPKRVAQPRRLGLAVQTTARGISRELGAARGRV; encoded by the coding sequence ATGACCGAGCCGGCGCGGGTGCGCGGCCGCCGTCCGGCCCATGGCGAACCGGTGGTCGACCGCGCGCTTTCCCTGCTGGCGTCGTTCGACGCGGAGCACCGCGCGCTCACCCTGGCCGAGCTGAGCCGGCGGGCCGGGATCCCGCCGAGCTCGGCGTTGCGGCTCGCGAACCGCCTCGTGGACTGGGGTGCGCTGGAGCGGGACGACGCCGGGCGGTTCTGCGTCGGGCTCCGGCTGCTCGAAGTCGCGACGCTCGCGCCACGCGGACACGGCCTGCGGCAAGTGGCCCTGCCGTTCCTGAACGACCTCGCCGAGGTGACGCACCAGCACGTCCAGCTGGCCGTCCGCGACGGGATGCAGGCGATGCTCGTCGAACGGCTCTCGGCCCACCAGGCGACGCCGGTGGACTACCGGATCGGCGGGCGGCTTCCGTTGCACTCCACCGGAGTCGGGCTCGCGCTGCTCGCCTTCGCGCCGAAAGAAGTCCAGGAAGAGCTGCTCGCCAAACCGGTCTACAGCGAGCCCGACAACCGCCTGATCCCCGAGGACGTCCTGCGGCGCACCCTGGCCGACGTCCGGCGGGAGCGGCTGGCGATCTTCCGGCGGGAGGACGAGCACGAGTCGATCGTGTCCGTGGCCGCGCCGGTGTTCGACCGCGACGACCTCGTGGTGGGCGTCGTGGGAGTGCTGGTGCCGAAACGCGTCGCGCAGCCGCGCCGCCTGGGGCTCGCGGTGCAGACCACGGCGCGGGGGATCTCCCGGGAGCTGGGGGCCGCCCGGGGCCGCGTCTGA
- a CDS encoding alpha/beta hydrolase: MTVYREVPGFRPLELDLHLPSGPGPHPAIVYLHGGGWRRGSRRTTIPASLCSTLAERGFAVAAADYRLSGEARFPAQLADVRAATAWLRFEVDCARTFLWGESAGAHLALLAALDGGDVDGVVAWFPPTDLLGLPADVAEAGGGADDSRETDLLGVAPSANPERARAASPLSFVRGDAPPILLMHGDADDLVPPAQSERLATALRAAGAPVELDLVPGAGHRWTDARDVGALVDRSVKFLDGLS; encoded by the coding sequence GTGACGGTCTACCGCGAAGTCCCGGGCTTCCGGCCCCTCGAACTGGACCTGCACCTGCCCTCCGGTCCCGGCCCGCACCCGGCGATCGTCTACCTGCACGGCGGCGGCTGGCGGCGCGGGTCGCGCCGGACGACGATCCCCGCGTCGCTGTGCTCGACGTTGGCGGAGCGGGGTTTCGCGGTGGCCGCGGCGGACTACCGGCTCAGCGGCGAGGCCCGGTTCCCGGCCCAGCTGGCCGACGTCCGCGCGGCGACCGCGTGGCTGCGGTTCGAAGTGGACTGTGCCCGGACGTTCCTGTGGGGCGAGTCGGCGGGCGCCCACCTGGCCCTGCTCGCGGCGCTGGACGGCGGCGACGTCGACGGCGTGGTGGCGTGGTTCCCCCCGACGGATCTCCTGGGCCTGCCCGCCGACGTCGCCGAAGCCGGCGGCGGAGCGGACGACTCCCGGGAGACGGACCTGCTGGGCGTCGCCCCTTCGGCGAACCCCGAGCGGGCGCGGGCGGCGAGCCCGCTCAGCTTCGTGCGCGGCGACGCCCCGCCGATCCTCCTGATGCACGGCGACGCCGACGACCTGGTACCGCCGGCCCAGAGCGAGCGGCTGGCCACGGCGTTGCGGGCTGCGGGGGCGCCGGTGGAGCTGGACCTCGTGCCGGGCGCCGGGCACCGGTGGACCGACGCCCGGGACGTCGGCGCGCTGGTGGACCGCTCGGTGAAGTTCCTCGACGGGCTTAGCTGA
- a CDS encoding amidohydrolase family protein, whose amino-acid sequence MTRSSTAAARRSCRVWWSRNAHLTFPSAVGHVDPSFNPPLDVSFFHHMPTPDEHLALAERNARILLDHGFTSAYSAGSLTPVPTEVRLRDRIAAGLTAGPRMRAASFERDNNPVQMGPNGPTPKEVGPDAVRAFIREQATLGFDSVKLLMSNDDVFFEGGSMVTQYSAEEAAAAGEQARESGVWLNCHAQSPESIKLAVRSGFRSVYHCSYADQEAIDLLEEHKDEIFLSPAVGIMWANVHEGAEFGIDAGLAEKMGSVKSLAAMEQLYPELRQRGLRVLPGGDYGLPNNPIGRNARDLELFVRLFGYSPAEALRATTQYGGQVLDMPVGVLTEDYFADVLVVCGDPTADVTVLQDKDNLLAIMQGGRFHKAPA is encoded by the coding sequence GTGACCAGGTCGTCGACTGCCGCGGCGCGACGGTCATGCCGGGTCTGGTGGAGTCGCAACGCGCACCTGACGTTCCCGTCCGCCGTCGGGCACGTCGACCCGTCGTTCAACCCGCCGCTGGACGTGTCGTTCTTCCACCACATGCCGACGCCGGACGAGCACCTCGCGCTCGCCGAACGCAACGCGCGGATCCTGCTGGACCACGGCTTCACCAGCGCGTACTCCGCCGGCTCGCTGACCCCGGTGCCGACCGAGGTGCGGCTGCGCGACCGCATCGCCGCGGGCCTGACCGCCGGCCCCCGGATGCGGGCGGCGTCGTTCGAGCGGGACAACAACCCGGTGCAGATGGGCCCGAACGGCCCGACACCGAAGGAGGTCGGCCCCGACGCGGTCCGCGCGTTCATCCGCGAGCAGGCCACGCTCGGCTTCGACAGCGTCAAGCTGCTGATGAGCAACGACGACGTCTTCTTCGAAGGCGGCTCGATGGTCACCCAGTACAGCGCGGAGGAAGCCGCCGCGGCGGGTGAGCAGGCGCGGGAGTCCGGTGTCTGGCTCAACTGCCACGCGCAGTCGCCCGAGTCGATCAAGCTGGCGGTGCGCAGCGGGTTCCGGTCGGTCTACCACTGCTCGTACGCCGACCAGGAGGCCATCGACCTCCTGGAGGAGCACAAGGACGAGATCTTCCTGTCCCCCGCCGTCGGCATCATGTGGGCCAACGTCCACGAGGGCGCCGAGTTCGGCATCGACGCCGGGCTGGCGGAGAAGATGGGCTCGGTGAAATCGCTCGCCGCGATGGAGCAGCTGTACCCGGAGCTGCGCCAACGCGGGCTGCGGGTGCTGCCCGGCGGCGACTACGGCTTACCGAACAACCCGATCGGGCGCAACGCGCGGGACCTGGAGCTGTTCGTGCGGTTGTTCGGCTACTCCCCCGCCGAGGCCCTGCGCGCCACGACGCAGTACGGCGGCCAGGTGCTGGACATGCCGGTCGGCGTGCTGACGGAGGACTACTTCGCCGACGTCCTGGTGGTCTGCGGCGACCCGACTGCGGACGTGACGGTGTTGCAGGACAAGGACAACCTGCTGGCGATCATGCAGGGCGGCCGGTTCCACAAGGCGCCCGCGTGA
- a CDS encoding SDR family NAD(P)-dependent oxidoreductase, whose protein sequence is MRFTDKVVLVTGAGTGFGAAIAVRAAQEGADVAVHYRGSREGAERTVERVEALGRKAFLVQADIAEHAQIRRMADEVWSHFGRVDVAVNNVGDVARDQMSWRDITEESIDHVLAVDIKGTLLCTHEFGDRMLAQGGGAIVNIGSTVVARGSARAPQYAAAKYGIIGLTKSYAHALAPTVRVNVFAPGFMETEATLGREDWKTGRAEKLRDATPLGRIPGPEELAGTALFLASEDASHMTGSFMVADGGYNMIGA, encoded by the coding sequence GTGCGATTCACCGACAAGGTCGTCCTCGTCACCGGCGCCGGCACCGGGTTCGGCGCCGCGATCGCCGTGCGCGCCGCCCAGGAGGGCGCCGACGTGGCCGTGCACTACCGCGGTTCCCGGGAGGGCGCCGAGCGCACCGTGGAACGCGTCGAAGCGCTGGGCCGCAAGGCGTTCCTCGTCCAGGCCGACATCGCCGAGCACGCGCAGATCCGCCGGATGGCCGACGAGGTGTGGAGCCACTTCGGCCGGGTCGACGTCGCCGTGAACAACGTCGGGGACGTCGCCCGGGACCAGATGTCGTGGCGGGACATCACCGAGGAGTCCATCGACCACGTGCTCGCCGTGGACATCAAGGGCACGCTGCTGTGCACCCACGAGTTCGGCGACCGGATGCTCGCCCAGGGCGGCGGCGCGATCGTCAACATCGGCTCGACCGTCGTCGCGCGCGGCAGTGCCCGCGCCCCGCAGTACGCGGCGGCGAAGTACGGGATCATCGGCCTGACCAAGTCCTACGCGCACGCCCTCGCCCCCACCGTGCGGGTGAACGTGTTCGCGCCGGGCTTCATGGAGACCGAAGCGACGCTCGGGCGTGAGGACTGGAAGACCGGCCGGGCGGAGAAGCTGCGGGACGCGACCCCGCTGGGCCGGATCCCCGGCCCGGAGGAGCTCGCCGGGACCGCGCTGTTCCTCGCGTCCGAGGACGCGAGCCACATGACCGGCAGCTTCATGGTCGCCGACGGCGGTTACAACATGATCGGCGCCTGA
- a CDS encoding SDR family NAD(P)-dependent oxidoreductase, whose product MDWLGLGGRKALVAGAGGIGGGIAAALAEAGAEVVVADIDEERLAAVGTKTLRADLTTAEGSRECVARAAGMLDGLDIFVHAVGVNDRRPVLDTPDEVWDDIVLVNLNSAFWTGKAAGELMTAAGHGRIVYLSSVSGLLAHPHHAPYAATKGGVNQLARVMAREWAAGGVTVNTVAPGYTETGLTRHHLEKPGVRDDLTSLVPAGRLGTVDDLVGPVLFLCSDRSAFVTGHVLYADGGRTLV is encoded by the coding sequence GTGGACTGGCTCGGGCTGGGCGGGCGGAAGGCCCTGGTGGCCGGCGCCGGCGGGATCGGCGGCGGGATCGCCGCCGCGCTCGCCGAAGCGGGGGCCGAGGTCGTGGTCGCCGACATCGACGAAGAGCGGCTGGCCGCCGTCGGGACCAAGACGCTGCGCGCGGACCTGACCACCGCCGAGGGCAGCCGGGAGTGCGTCGCCCGGGCCGCCGGGATGCTGGACGGGCTCGACATCTTCGTGCACGCGGTCGGCGTCAACGACCGGCGGCCGGTACTCGACACCCCGGACGAGGTGTGGGACGACATCGTCCTGGTCAACCTGAACAGCGCGTTCTGGACCGGCAAGGCGGCGGGCGAGCTGATGACCGCGGCCGGGCACGGCCGGATCGTCTACCTGTCGTCGGTGTCCGGCCTGCTCGCGCACCCGCACCACGCGCCCTACGCCGCCACCAAGGGCGGGGTCAACCAGCTCGCCCGGGTGATGGCCCGCGAGTGGGCGGCCGGCGGCGTCACGGTGAACACCGTCGCACCCGGCTACACCGAAACCGGGCTGACCCGCCACCACCTCGAGAAACCCGGCGTCCGCGACGACCTGACGTCGCTGGTCCCGGCCGGGCGCCTCGGCACCGTCGACGACCTCGTCGGCCCCGTCCTGTTCCTCTGCTCCGACCGTTCGGCGTTCGTCACGGGACACGTCCTGTACGCCGACGGCGGCCGCACCCTCGTTTAA